Proteins encoded by one window of Pseudonocardia sp. HH130629-09:
- a CDS encoding carboxymuconolactone decarboxylase family protein gives MSDSGIDPAELDADGLAVRREVLGQDYVDAALGRVDDTTADFQKLITRYAWNEIWTRPGLERRMRSAVTLTALVAHGHWEEFELHVRAARRNGLTTDEIVEIILQTAIYCGVPAANSAFRIAQRVLAEPAPE, from the coding sequence ATGAGCGACTCGGGTATCGATCCCGCCGAACTGGACGCCGATGGGCTGGCCGTGCGCCGCGAGGTCCTCGGCCAGGACTACGTCGACGCGGCGCTGGGCCGCGTCGACGACACGACCGCGGACTTCCAGAAGCTGATCACCCGCTACGCGTGGAACGAGATCTGGACCCGCCCCGGGCTGGAGCGCCGGATGCGCTCGGCGGTGACGCTGACCGCACTCGTCGCGCACGGGCACTGGGAGGAGTTCGAGCTGCACGTACGGGCGGCCCGGCGCAACGGCCTGACCACCGACGAGATCGTCGAGATCATCCTGCAGACCGCGATCTACTGCGGGGTCCCGGCGGCGAACTCGGCGTTCCGGATCGCGCAGCGCGTCCTGGCCGAGCCCGCCCCCGAGTAG
- a CDS encoding TVP38/TMEM64 family protein codes for MRWWRFLLGCLGLVLAAALVVLVARSLGLSAFPRFGELRRAVESAGLWGPVVFVLLQVALNVPPFPRTVFTVSAGVLFGAVGGAALTLFATALSAVVAFALVRATGGGLVARYARHPRAVWVRRRLDHHGVLAVTSLRLIPMVPFAVLNYLSGLSQVRFWPYLVGTVIGSAPSTIAVVALGDAVTGHVPPALLLVSGICAVLGLGGVLLAARRPLPDEPDGVTPGGAGPTGTAPPAG; via the coding sequence GTGCGGTGGTGGCGGTTTCTGCTGGGCTGCCTCGGGCTGGTGCTCGCGGCCGCACTCGTCGTACTCGTGGCCCGGTCGCTGGGGCTGTCTGCGTTCCCCCGGTTCGGAGAGCTGCGCCGGGCCGTCGAGTCGGCCGGGCTCTGGGGCCCGGTCGTGTTCGTCCTGCTCCAGGTCGCGCTCAACGTCCCGCCCTTCCCCCGGACGGTGTTCACCGTGTCCGCCGGGGTGCTGTTCGGTGCCGTCGGCGGGGCCGCGCTGACCCTGTTCGCGACCGCACTGTCCGCGGTCGTGGCGTTCGCGCTCGTCCGTGCCACCGGCGGAGGGCTCGTCGCCCGCTACGCGCGCCACCCGCGCGCGGTGTGGGTGCGCCGCAGGCTCGACCACCACGGCGTGCTGGCGGTGACGTCGCTGCGGCTGATCCCGATGGTGCCGTTCGCGGTGCTGAACTACCTGTCCGGTCTGTCCCAGGTGCGGTTCTGGCCCTACCTGGTCGGCACCGTGATCGGGTCGGCACCGAGCACCATCGCCGTCGTGGCCCTCGGCGACGCGGTGACCGGGCACGTGCCGCCCGCGCTGCTGCTGGTGTCGGGGATCTGCGCGGTGCTCGGGCTGGGAGGGGTGCTGCTCGCCGCCCGCCGGCCGCTGCCCGACGAGCCCGACGGCGTCACGCCCGGGGGTGCCGGGCCGACCGGGACCGCGCCGCCCGCCGGGTGA
- a CDS encoding HNH endonuclease has product MPTSRGWAPTRATCRARWTAVDAAGLKEARCELRGLDRWRDLPLPLQLDHVNGDHTDNRLENLRILCPNCHAQTTTWCVRKSRPA; this is encoded by the coding sequence GTGCCCACATCGCGCGGGTGGGCGCCGACGCGAGCCACCTGCCGGGCCCGGTGGACGGCCGTAGACGCCGCCGGGCTGAAGGAGGCCCGGTGCGAGCTGCGCGGACTGGACCGGTGGCGGGACCTGCCGTTGCCACTACAGCTGGACCACGTCAACGGTGACCACACCGACAACCGGCTGGAGAACCTCCGTATCCTGTGCCCGAACTGCCACGCCCAGACGACGACGTGGTGTGTCCGCAAGAGCCGGCCGGCGTAG
- the bcp gene encoding thioredoxin-dependent thiol peroxidase gives MSTRLQAGDPAPDFTLDDADGTPVSLADYRGRKVVVYFYPAASTPGCTKEACDFRDNLAELNEAGIDVLGISPDKPAKLATFRDNEKLTFPLLSDPDREVLTAWGAFGEKKLYGKTVTGVIRSTFLVGEDGTIVDAQYNVKATGHVAKLRRDWKV, from the coding sequence ATGAGCACACGGCTGCAGGCGGGCGACCCCGCCCCCGACTTCACCCTCGACGACGCCGACGGCACGCCCGTCTCCCTGGCCGACTACCGCGGCCGCAAGGTCGTCGTCTACTTCTACCCGGCGGCGAGCACCCCGGGCTGCACGAAGGAGGCCTGCGACTTCCGCGACAACCTCGCCGAGCTGAACGAGGCGGGCATCGACGTGCTGGGCATCTCCCCGGACAAGCCCGCCAAGCTCGCGACCTTCCGCGACAACGAGAAGCTGACCTTCCCGCTGCTGTCCGACCCCGACCGCGAGGTCCTCACCGCCTGGGGTGCCTTCGGGGAGAAGAAGCTCTACGGCAAGACCGTCACCGGTGTGATCCGGTCGACCTTCCTGGTCGGCGAGGACGGCACGATCGTCGACGCGCAGTACAACGTGAAGGCGACCGGGCACGTGGCGAAGCTCCGCCGGGACTGGAAGGTCTGA
- a CDS encoding DUF3618 domain-containing protein, with protein sequence MARDPENIQREIEKTRDALAESLDALADRANPKNLIEGGKAQLAERLADPKIKYSLIAVGALVGLAIVRSIFR encoded by the coding sequence GTGGCCCGCGACCCCGAGAACATCCAGCGCGAGATCGAGAAGACCCGGGACGCGCTGGCCGAGAGTCTGGACGCGCTGGCGGACCGGGCGAACCCGAAGAACCTCATCGAGGGCGGCAAGGCGCAGCTCGCCGAGCGGCTCGCCGACCCGAAGATCAAGTACTCGCTCATCGCGGTCGGCGCGCTGGTCGGGCTGGCGATCGTCCGCTCGATCTTCCGCTAG
- a CDS encoding NAD(P)/FAD-dependent oxidoreductase produces the protein MSVPEHVLVVGAGLAGLRTVENLRRDGYEGRISLVGAEEHLPYDRPPLSKQFLAGAWERTKIDLCTAEDLAELGVRTHLGRSAVALRPGEDPADGSEVELDDGTVLHADAVVLAVGVTSRVLDGQPDSAHLLRAVDEAERLRDALASASSLLVVGAGFIGAEVASTARDRGVAVTVVETGTVPMARLLGEQAGAVVARLMVDAGVDLRTGVAVSELTSSGATLSDGSTVTADEIVVGVGGMLDLGWLEATGVDVSAGIPCDHRGRVDGLPGVWAAGDAAAWTGPDTGERARLEHWTSASDQAAAVAADITGTDLPPAAVPFFWSDQFGMKIQLVGWPDRADSLLPLHGEGLGDGPVKGTVLGYLRGDDLVAVAGFGAARLVARYRRPLAEGADRAAVLELRNSLS, from the coding sequence ATGAGCGTGCCGGAACACGTGCTGGTGGTCGGCGCAGGGCTGGCCGGGCTGCGGACGGTGGAGAACCTGCGCCGGGACGGCTACGAGGGCCGGATCAGCCTGGTGGGGGCCGAGGAGCACCTCCCCTACGACCGCCCCCCGCTGTCGAAGCAGTTCCTCGCCGGCGCGTGGGAACGCACCAAGATCGACCTGTGCACCGCCGAGGACCTCGCCGAGCTCGGCGTGCGCACCCATCTCGGCCGTTCCGCGGTCGCGCTGCGGCCCGGTGAGGACCCGGCCGACGGCTCCGAGGTCGAGCTCGACGACGGCACCGTGCTGCACGCCGACGCCGTCGTCCTCGCCGTGGGGGTCACCTCCCGGGTGCTCGACGGCCAGCCGGACTCCGCGCACCTGCTGCGCGCCGTCGACGAGGCCGAACGGCTGCGCGACGCGCTCGCCTCGGCGTCGTCGCTGCTCGTGGTCGGTGCCGGGTTCATCGGGGCCGAGGTCGCGAGCACCGCCCGGGACAGGGGTGTCGCGGTCACCGTGGTCGAGACCGGCACCGTGCCGATGGCGCGGCTCCTGGGCGAACAGGCCGGTGCGGTGGTGGCCCGGCTGATGGTCGACGCCGGGGTCGACCTGCGCACCGGGGTGGCGGTGTCGGAGCTGACGTCCTCGGGCGCCACCCTCTCCGACGGGTCGACGGTGACGGCCGACGAGATCGTCGTCGGCGTCGGCGGGATGCTCGACCTGGGCTGGCTGGAGGCCACCGGCGTCGACGTCTCCGCCGGGATCCCGTGCGACCACCGGGGCCGGGTCGACGGGCTGCCCGGGGTGTGGGCGGCGGGCGACGCCGCCGCCTGGACCGGCCCGGACACCGGCGAGCGCGCCCGGCTGGAGCACTGGACCTCGGCGAGCGACCAGGCCGCCGCGGTCGCCGCGGACATCACCGGCACCGACCTGCCGCCTGCCGCGGTGCCGTTCTTCTGGTCCGACCAGTTCGGCATGAAGATCCAGCTCGTGGGGTGGCCGGACCGCGCGGACTCGCTGCTGCCGTTGCACGGGGAGGGTCTCGGCGACGGCCCGGTGAAGGGCACGGTCCTCGGCTACCTGCGCGGCGACGACCTCGTCGCCGTCGCCGGGTTCGGCGCGGCCCGGCTCGTCGCCCGATACCGCCGTCCGCTGGCCGAGGGCGCCGACCGCGCCGCGGTGCTGGAACTGCGCAACTCGCTGTCCTGA
- a CDS encoding SigB/SigF/SigG family RNA polymerase sigma factor, with amino-acid sequence MTVDPQYAHLTPLLEQYAGLDDGDPRRERLREQLVTGYLPVAQHIARRFNHRGEPLDDLVQVATVGLINAIDRFDPEKGGEFFSFAVPTISGEVRRHFRDQSWSMRVPRRLKDMHVSINGAVSELSQTLGRAPRPSELAEYLDLPVGEVLEGLEAAEAYRSSSLDEMLSSENGSATVGELVGDADAELDRVDYRESLRPLLAELAPRERTIVMLRFFGNRTQTQIAQEVGISQMHVSRLLAQTLSRLRNRLDPDDRTF; translated from the coding sequence GTGACGGTGGACCCCCAGTACGCCCACCTCACCCCGCTGCTCGAGCAGTACGCGGGCCTCGACGACGGCGATCCCCGCCGGGAGCGGCTGCGCGAGCAGCTCGTCACCGGCTACCTGCCCGTCGCCCAGCACATCGCCCGCCGGTTCAACCACCGGGGCGAGCCCCTCGACGACCTCGTGCAGGTCGCGACGGTCGGGCTGATCAACGCCATCGACCGGTTCGACCCGGAGAAGGGCGGCGAGTTCTTCTCCTTCGCCGTGCCCACGATCTCCGGTGAGGTGCGCCGGCACTTCAGGGACCAGAGCTGGTCGATGCGGGTACCGCGACGGCTCAAGGACATGCACGTGTCGATCAACGGCGCGGTGTCCGAGCTGTCCCAGACCCTCGGTCGCGCGCCCCGGCCCTCGGAGCTCGCGGAGTACCTCGACCTGCCCGTCGGCGAGGTACTGGAGGGCCTGGAGGCCGCCGAGGCCTACCGCAGCTCCTCGCTCGACGAGATGCTGTCGTCGGAGAACGGCAGTGCGACCGTGGGCGAGCTGGTCGGCGACGCCGACGCCGAGCTCGACCGGGTCGACTACCGCGAGTCGCTGCGCCCGCTGCTCGCCGAGCTCGCGCCACGGGAGCGGACGATCGTGATGCTCCGGTTCTTCGGCAACCGCACCCAGACCCAGATCGCCCAGGAGGTCGGCATCTCCCAGATGCACGTCTCCCGGCTGCTCGCACAGACCCTGTCGCGGCTGCGCAACCGGCTCGACCCGGACGACCGCACCTTCTGA
- a CDS encoding ATP-binding protein: MAQEDVAGTAHPAGTDNTVEIRVAARPALIPTVRAVASDLAARADFDLDAVSDLRMAVDEACATLVAMATPGTPLRCTFAVSDERIEVTARVETGSGAQLPTDSFGWRVLQTLADHVAVETGGEDGGRPALTIRLHKLAGHGP; encoded by the coding sequence GTGGCCCAGGAGGACGTGGCAGGCACGGCGCACCCCGCCGGCACCGACAACACCGTCGAGATCCGGGTCGCCGCGCGGCCCGCGTTGATCCCCACGGTCCGCGCGGTGGCCTCCGACCTCGCCGCGCGCGCGGACTTCGACCTGGACGCGGTCTCCGATCTGCGGATGGCCGTCGACGAGGCGTGTGCGACGCTCGTCGCGATGGCCACTCCCGGCACGCCGCTGCGGTGCACCTTCGCCGTGTCCGACGAGCGCATCGAGGTCACCGCCCGGGTCGAGACCGGCAGCGGCGCGCAGCTGCCCACCGACAGCTTCGGCTGGCGGGTCCTGCAGACCCTGGCCGACCACGTCGCCGTCGAGACCGGTGGTGAGGACGGCGGCCGCCCCGCCCTCACCATCCGGCTGCACAAGCTCGCAGGTCACGGACCGTGA
- a CDS encoding STAS domain-containing protein, which produces MITLPGSAPAQPSRGDGDAELDPADSTHLGVRLSSPRSGLTVLTVRGEVDTLTAPRLETALDELLNLPPDGDGRDLAVDLEGVTFLASSGLGVLIHTARRAARDGRRLFVVATNRAVLRPLEVTGSAQLFTVLPDQEGIPGA; this is translated from the coding sequence GTGATCACCCTGCCCGGATCCGCGCCGGCGCAACCGTCCCGGGGGGACGGCGACGCCGAGCTGGACCCCGCCGACTCCACCCACCTCGGGGTCCGCCTGTCCTCACCGCGCAGTGGCCTGACCGTGCTCACCGTGCGTGGCGAGGTCGACACCCTGACCGCGCCGCGTCTCGAGACGGCCCTCGACGAGCTGCTGAACCTCCCGCCCGACGGCGACGGCCGCGACCTCGCCGTCGACCTGGAGGGCGTCACGTTCCTCGCCTCCAGCGGCCTGGGCGTGCTCATCCACACCGCCCGTCGGGCCGCCCGGGACGGACGGCGACTGTTCGTCGTCGCCACCAACCGGGCCGTGCTCCGGCCGCTCGAGGTCACGGGCTCCGCCCAGCTGTTCACCGTCCTGCCCGATCAGGAAGGCATTCCCGGCGCCTGA
- a CDS encoding GAF domain-containing SpoIIE family protein phosphatase: protein MTRYPDLGSDTPAGPPGDAVDRAVDQAVATSVETFGEQPSTPAMPYVRGGTQVAVLMIDIADRRIVYANTTALELAGDRPVRLPIGVREWSESVRLTDLDGRPYTDEGAPLSRIASGEAVSGEPVALHGPGLMPDRDGVPVPGEGAPASSTLVWVTGFALSDPAAQGRGTFAEATGPGRALAVLLPLSDSEVGQGGDRDRMGFLRDRAVLATEMSFTISDPQREDDPLAWVNPSFERLTGYPLDEVVGRNCRFLQGPNTDRSAVRRLREALREQRPITEVLLNYRRDGTAFWNQVSVSPVHDGDGELVNFVGVQSDVTERVVVEQERRAALVDAEAARAQLRLLAEATTQMTSALDVADACRRFSRIVVPELADLCTVDLLDTPNGASRERMAVSARDADDEALLSRSGPLGTGRIEQEAKTAVRTGKPYLVQELPDDGREVHPDDPEAADAYERLRLRSAMVVPLLGRGRVLGLVTLSTQFPYGRRWTQRDVHLASDLAGRAGLAVDNARLYEVERAAAATLQHSLLPALPQVPGMRVAARYLVGADGNQVGGDWYDVLPMPDGSVGAAVGDVVGHDLSAAAAMGQLRGVLRSYAWGGDAPGPVLDRCDQLVQGLDIAAMATAVYARFGPAGPDGARELTYANAGHPAPLLRDPQGRLHRLDAHHSPMLGAVPEFGRATGAHRDGATVPCAAGSLLVFYTDGLTDIVGEDADARTELIERTVEQLPSDADPERVVDRVLEVCLPDRLDDDIALLAIRLDRPA, encoded by the coding sequence GTGACGCGGTATCCCGATCTCGGTTCCGACACCCCCGCCGGCCCGCCCGGCGACGCGGTGGACCGGGCAGTCGACCAGGCGGTCGCGACCTCGGTGGAGACCTTCGGTGAGCAGCCGAGCACCCCCGCGATGCCGTACGTGCGCGGCGGGACCCAGGTGGCCGTCCTGATGATCGACATCGCGGACCGCCGGATCGTCTATGCCAACACCACCGCGCTGGAGCTGGCCGGCGACCGCCCGGTGCGGCTGCCGATCGGGGTCCGCGAGTGGAGCGAGTCCGTGCGGCTGACCGACCTGGACGGCCGGCCCTACACCGACGAGGGGGCACCGCTGTCCCGCATCGCCTCCGGCGAGGCGGTGTCCGGCGAGCCGGTGGCGCTGCACGGGCCGGGTCTGATGCCCGACCGCGACGGCGTCCCGGTCCCGGGTGAGGGCGCGCCGGCCAGCAGCACGCTGGTCTGGGTGACCGGGTTCGCGCTGTCGGACCCGGCCGCCCAGGGGCGGGGCACGTTCGCCGAGGCCACCGGCCCCGGCCGGGCGCTGGCCGTGCTGCTGCCGCTGTCGGACTCCGAGGTCGGCCAGGGCGGGGACCGCGACCGGATGGGGTTCCTGCGCGACCGCGCCGTGCTGGCCACCGAGATGTCGTTCACGATATCCGACCCGCAGCGTGAGGACGACCCGCTGGCCTGGGTGAACCCGTCGTTCGAGCGGCTGACGGGGTATCCGCTCGACGAGGTCGTCGGGCGCAACTGCCGGTTCCTGCAGGGGCCCAACACCGACCGGTCCGCGGTCCGCCGGCTGCGCGAGGCGCTGCGGGAACAGCGGCCGATCACCGAGGTGCTGCTCAACTACCGCCGCGACGGCACCGCGTTCTGGAACCAGGTGTCCGTCTCGCCGGTGCACGACGGCGACGGCGAGCTGGTCAACTTCGTCGGGGTGCAGAGCGACGTCACCGAGCGGGTCGTCGTCGAGCAGGAGCGGCGTGCGGCGCTGGTCGACGCCGAGGCGGCGCGGGCCCAGCTGCGGCTGCTCGCCGAGGCGACCACCCAGATGACCTCGGCGCTCGACGTGGCCGACGCGTGCCGTCGGTTCTCCCGGATCGTGGTGCCGGAGCTGGCCGACCTGTGCACGGTGGACCTGCTCGACACTCCCAACGGGGCCAGCCGCGAGCGGATGGCCGTCTCGGCCCGCGACGCCGACGACGAGGCACTGCTGTCCCGGTCCGGTCCGCTGGGGACGGGCCGGATCGAGCAGGAGGCCAAGACCGCGGTGCGGACCGGCAAGCCCTACCTGGTGCAGGAGCTGCCCGACGACGGACGCGAGGTCCATCCGGACGACCCGGAGGCGGCCGACGCCTACGAGCGGCTGCGGCTGCGCTCGGCGATGGTCGTCCCGCTGCTCGGCCGCGGCCGGGTGCTCGGCCTGGTGACGTTGTCCACCCAGTTCCCCTACGGCCGTCGCTGGACCCAGCGCGACGTGCACCTGGCCTCGGACCTGGCGGGCCGCGCCGGGCTGGCCGTCGACAACGCCCGGCTCTACGAGGTGGAGCGGGCCGCGGCTGCGACCCTGCAGCACAGCCTGCTCCCGGCGTTGCCGCAGGTCCCGGGGATGCGGGTCGCGGCCCGCTACCTGGTGGGCGCGGACGGCAACCAGGTCGGCGGGGACTGGTACGACGTGCTGCCGATGCCGGACGGCTCTGTCGGTGCCGCGGTGGGCGACGTGGTGGGCCACGACCTGTCGGCGGCAGCCGCGATGGGGCAGCTGCGCGGTGTGCTGCGTTCCTACGCCTGGGGCGGCGACGCGCCAGGGCCGGTGCTCGACCGCTGTGACCAGCTGGTGCAGGGCCTGGACATCGCCGCGATGGCGACCGCGGTCTACGCCCGGTTCGGCCCGGCGGGCCCCGACGGCGCGCGCGAGCTGACCTACGCCAACGCCGGGCACCCGGCGCCGCTGCTGCGCGATCCGCAGGGTCGGCTGCACCGGCTCGACGCGCACCACTCGCCGATGCTCGGGGCGGTGCCGGAGTTCGGGCGGGCCACCGGGGCGCACCGCGACGGCGCCACCGTGCCGTGTGCGGCGGGGTCGCTGCTGGTCTTCTACACCGACGGCCTGACCGACATCGTCGGCGAGGACGCCGACGCCCGCACCGAGCTCATCGAACGCACGGTGGAGCAGCTGCCGTCCGACGCGGACCCGGAGCGGGTCGTCGACCGGGTGCTCGAGGTGTGCCTGCCGGACCGGCTCGACGACGACATCGCGCTGCTCGCGATCCGTCTGGACCGCCCCGCCTGA
- a CDS encoding WhiB family transcriptional regulator, translating into MSDVSRLPGPMDDVWQWQRLGACRGMDSAVFFHPDGERNPSRSRRTERAKQVCRGCPVLQECRRFALASREPFGVWGGLGESERRAIIERRDAERIVAEQGPGLAAVV; encoded by the coding sequence GTGAGCGACGTTTCCCGGCTTCCCGGCCCGATGGACGACGTGTGGCAGTGGCAGCGACTGGGCGCGTGCCGCGGCATGGACAGCGCCGTGTTCTTCCACCCAGACGGCGAGCGCAACCCCTCCCGCTCGCGTCGCACCGAGCGCGCGAAGCAGGTCTGCCGGGGCTGTCCCGTGCTGCAGGAGTGCCGCCGCTTCGCGCTGGCCAGCCGTGAGCCGTTCGGCGTGTGGGGCGGGCTGGGCGAGTCCGAGCGTCGCGCCATCATCGAGCGCCGCGACGCCGAGCGCATCGTCGCCGAGCAGGGCCCGGGCCTCGCCGCCGTCGTCTGA
- a CDS encoding STAS domain-containing protein: MTDPRPPGAGTSDGSGTASPDVTDSCDGLRLETTRPADGTVVVAVTGELDMLTAPELRHSVAEQIAVSSLVVLDLDGVRFLGTSGLAALIELREQAHRAGVELRLACTERRVLRPIGIAGLHHLFDIHDDVQAALAS; this comes from the coding sequence ATGACCGACCCCCGTCCACCCGGCGCCGGCACCAGCGACGGCTCGGGCACGGCGTCACCCGACGTCACCGACAGCTGCGACGGGCTGCGACTGGAGACCACCCGGCCCGCGGACGGGACAGTCGTCGTCGCGGTGACCGGCGAGCTGGACATGCTGACCGCGCCGGAGCTGCGGCACTCGGTGGCCGAGCAGATCGCGGTGTCCTCGCTGGTCGTGCTGGACCTCGACGGGGTCCGTTTCCTCGGCACATCCGGACTGGCGGCCCTGATCGAGCTGCGCGAGCAGGCCCACCGGGCCGGCGTCGAGCTGCGTCTGGCATGCACCGAGCGGCGTGTCCTGCGCCCGATCGGCATCGCCGGGCTGCACCATCTGTTCGACATCCACGACGACGTGCAGGCCGCACTGGCCTCCTGA
- a CDS encoding PLP-dependent cysteine synthase family protein, with the protein MRRVQADANRSSDTHLHVLDLPTEWGVQVYLKDESVHPTGSLKHRLARSLFLYALASGWITDGTTVVEASSGSTAVSEAYFARLIGVPFVAVMPRSTSPEKIALIEREGGRCHFVDHGGEVYTEAERLAAATGGHYLDQFTYAERATDWRGNNNIAESILAQLAEEPHPVPEWIVVGAGTGGTSATIGRYLRYRRLATRLAVVDPEGSAFLPGWTAGDPSYATGAASRIEGIGRPRMEPSFVPSVIDRMVPVPDAASVAAARHLRDRTGRWAGGSTGTNLWGVYQVVAEMLRAGRSGSVVTLLCDGGERYRHSYYDDAWVAAQGMDLAPYTATLDRFVATGVWSPPAD; encoded by the coding sequence ATGCGCCGCGTCCAGGCCGACGCGAACCGTTCCTCCGACACCCACCTCCACGTGCTGGACCTGCCCACCGAGTGGGGTGTGCAGGTCTACCTCAAGGACGAGTCGGTGCACCCCACCGGCAGCCTCAAGCACCGGCTGGCCCGGTCGTTGTTCCTCTACGCGCTCGCGTCGGGCTGGATCACCGACGGCACGACGGTCGTCGAGGCCAGCTCCGGGTCGACGGCGGTCTCCGAGGCTTACTTCGCGCGGCTGATCGGGGTGCCGTTCGTGGCGGTCATGCCGCGCTCGACCAGCCCGGAGAAGATCGCGCTGATCGAGCGGGAGGGCGGGCGCTGCCACTTCGTCGACCACGGCGGTGAGGTCTACACCGAGGCCGAGCGGCTCGCCGCGGCCACCGGCGGGCACTACCTCGACCAGTTCACCTACGCCGAGCGTGCCACCGACTGGCGCGGCAACAACAACATCGCCGAGTCGATCCTGGCCCAGCTCGCCGAGGAGCCGCACCCGGTGCCGGAGTGGATCGTCGTCGGCGCCGGGACCGGGGGCACGTCGGCGACGATCGGCCGCTACCTGCGTTACCGGCGGCTCGCGACCCGGCTGGCCGTCGTCGACCCGGAGGGCTCGGCGTTCCTGCCCGGCTGGACGGCGGGGGACCCGTCGTACGCGACGGGTGCGGCGTCGCGGATCGAGGGGATCGGGCGGCCCCGGATGGAGCCGAGCTTCGTCCCGTCGGTGATCGACCGGATGGTCCCGGTCCCCGACGCCGCCAGCGTCGCCGCGGCCCGCCACCTGCGCGACCGCACCGGCCGGTGGGCCGGCGGGTCGACCGGCACCAACCTGTGGGGCGTCTACCAGGTCGTCGCGGAGATGCTGCGTGCCGGACGGTCGGGCAGCGTCGTGACCCTGCTGTGCGACGGCGGCGAGCGCTACCGACACAGCTACTACGACGACGCCTGGGTCGCCGCCCAGGGGATGGACCTGGCGCCCTACACGGCGACCCTCGACCGGTTCGTCGCGACCGGGGTCTGGTCCCCGCCCGCGGACTGA
- a CDS encoding amidase family protein, giving the protein MSTLHLDEPSPTSGDGPSGVSGLAAAVREGRLSAVTVAERLLAALDDAVPVSAGLVVDAGPLRAAAAALDRRTDRFALPLAGVPVVVEDGISVAGRGDEVVRRLRAAGALVAGRARTAEHEVGLDGTPGGRATATVVASGVVPLGIGVDGDGTLRCAAAAHGITALKPGRRVLPLPDAAERRWCGLAEPTLIAGCAEDLTVVLDALSRGTGGPAAPSSVPRLTTPAGPGPGSGAMPVSSLAASLRTGRTRLAGPDAASAVHAAITLLQDAGLGLVAADPPYRAVLVVHSARRRQAGLARRVEDLGLDPAELPRSARSLVRRGRRVRRLGGLRPATPASWRQRMVAWLDDAGAEAGLLPAPPGASGAGSTGVAAWNLAGLPSLVAPVHRPGEHGCVQLVGRPGSERRLLATAALLAEG; this is encoded by the coding sequence ATGAGCACTCTGCACCTGGACGAGCCGTCCCCCACCTCGGGAGACGGCCCATCCGGTGTGTCGGGGCTCGCGGCCGCGGTGCGCGAGGGACGGCTGAGCGCGGTCACCGTCGCCGAGCGGCTCCTCGCCGCCCTCGACGACGCGGTACCCGTGAGCGCCGGGCTCGTGGTGGACGCCGGACCGCTGCGCGCGGCCGCCGCGGCGCTCGACCGGCGCACCGACCGGTTCGCCCTGCCGCTGGCGGGGGTCCCGGTGGTAGTCGAGGACGGCATCTCCGTCGCCGGTCGCGGGGACGAGGTCGTGCGCAGGCTGCGGGCCGCGGGCGCGCTCGTCGCCGGGCGGGCGCGGACCGCCGAGCACGAGGTGGGCCTCGACGGCACCCCGGGCGGCCGGGCCACCGCGACCGTGGTCGCCTCCGGTGTCGTCCCGCTCGGGATCGGCGTGGACGGCGACGGGACCCTGCGCTGCGCCGCCGCCGCCCACGGGATCACCGCGCTCAAGCCGGGCCGCCGGGTGCTCCCGCTGCCCGACGCCGCCGAGCGCCGCTGGTGCGGGCTGGCCGAGCCGACCCTGATCGCCGGGTGCGCGGAGGACCTCACCGTGGTGCTCGACGCCCTCTCCCGCGGCACCGGGGGGCCGGCCGCGCCGTCGTCGGTGCCGCGGCTCACCACCCCCGCCGGTCCCGGCCCCGGGTCCGGCGCGATGCCCGTCTCCTCCCTGGCCGCGTCGCTGCGCACCGGCCGCACCCGGCTCGCCGGGCCGGACGCGGCGTCCGCGGTGCACGCGGCGATCACGCTGCTGCAGGACGCCGGGCTGGGCCTCGTCGCCGCCGACCCGCCGTACCGGGCCGTGCTGGTCGTCCACTCGGCCCGCCGCCGGCAGGCCGGGCTCGCCCGCCGGGTGGAGGACCTCGGCCTCGACCCGGCCGAGCTGCCGCGCAGCGCCCGCAGCCTCGTCCGGCGCGGCCGCCGCGTCCGGCGCCTGGGCGGCCTGCGTCCCGCGACGCCCGCGTCGTGGCGGCAGCGGATGGTCGCCTGGCTCGACGACGCCGGCGCCGAGGCCGGCCTGCTGCCCGCCCCGCCGGGGGCGTCCGGTGCCGGATCCACCGGTGTGGCCGCGTGGAACCTGGCCGGGCTGCCGTCGCTGGTCGCGCCGGTGCACCGGCCCGGGGAACACGGCTGCGTGCAGCTCGTGGGGCGGCCCGGGTCGGAGCGACGGCTGCTCGCGACCGCCGCCCTGCTCGCCGAGGGCTGA